The Fusarium falciforme chromosome 4, complete sequence genomic interval GCCCCAGAGGAGCGGTCTTTAGTGGAACAGAGTTGAGGTACAGCTCGGGCTCGTTGCCTTGTCGAGGCGATGGAACGGGGTTCAGCTCGGGGCTGGCGTCTTCCTTGTCGCGATTGGATCTGCTGCGGTTCAAGATGCCAAAGGGCTttgtcttggtcttctttGTGGATGACTGCGGTGATGCAGTGTCGAGGTCGCCGGCAGATGACAAAGACAGGTCGCTTCGCAAAGGATCGGCAGAGACGGGCTTGTGTAGGGAGTGGTCGGAGTAGCATGGATCTGTTCAAAAGCATGGTGTCAGCGGCTGGCTGCGAACCTGGGCTTGCGCGGGTGGGCTAAAGTATATTGGACCACACCCCTCTCACGAAAGTTAGATCCAGATTTACATACCTCCTCCGTGTCTTGGTCGGCTAGATCCGTCGCTGCCCCTCGACATTATCTGTGCTCTCGTCTCTGTGGGGTTGcggttgctgttgttgctgttgttgttgttgttattGTGATGGTGGGCATGCGGCTGATACTGGTTGGTGGCCTTGGACTGCTTGTTGAAGTGAAAGAAGCCGTTCTTGGATCCCTTCTTGGGGTCGCTTGTCATGGGCCGCTGCGGCGGGTCGGGTCGCGAGGTGGTCTGGGGATTGGagagtggaggagggggaggctgCTCGTTCAAGGTagatgagatggagggaTATGTCGAAGGAGGATCCTCGCGCGTATGCCTGAAGGACTGCTTCTGGGAGGAGGGCTCCTCTCTGCTCCTCTCGATagcgacagcgacagcgGCTGTGGTTGGCGAGGGCTGTGCTgtggctgttgctgttgccgctgctgacgatgacgatgaagtaCCGGTTGCCGTCACAGCCGCCAGAGCTGCAGTTGATTGTGACACTTTCCGGTTCTTGACGCCTTGGTTCCTCAAGGGCGAGAATCGACTGTGGAAAGGAGAGGAGCGGGGGGACCGGGGCGATCTGGACTCGGCCGGAGACACGCCTGGGGAAGTCGTTTCAGCAGCTGGCGGGTCGCCCTTGTTGTTGCGTGAAGCAGCGGCGTCAGATTGAGACTGAGACGGAGACGACGACTGAGACGGAAGCGCCAGCGGCTGCGGTGCCGCCTTGCGACCCATTTTGGAGCCCTGCCTGCTGGCGGCGCAGCCTCCAGTCGCAGTCGCGGGCCTGCTTCGCGAGCGAGCTCTGGGCTGGGCCTCTGCCACACGAGGGGAGGCAGTGTGGGCAGAACGGAGCTGGAGGGTCAAGGGCGGGCCAGGGCGGCTACCGATTGGGGTTTGGGGGTCTGTTTCTGGTGGTCTCGATCTGCGGGTCGCGGGTCGGAGGGAGAGCTGCGGAAAACCGTATGGAGGCGACTAGAACGGCAGGCGGACAGGGCAGAGCGCAACGGATGTGGAAGATTTGACGATTGGTGGCAGTGGTGAAGGTGGTGGCCGCGTCCTCGTCTtgtcttggtggtggtggtggttctggtggtggtgttggggtCCGTCAGGGGCAAGCGGAGAACATGGGGCAGATTCGAATCGAGTGAGCGGGTGAGCAGTGCAAGACGAAGAGAAACGAAGCCGGGATAGTCTCTCGAAGGTTTGAAGGGTAATTAGAGGCCGTGTCCGTGTCGGAGCCCGAGCGAGTCccttccttggtcttggtcttggtcccTGTTGCGTTGCGCTGCGCCGGGTTGGGCGTTGCTGAGCTTTAGCTTTCGAATTACTCGATGAACTCTGCTGCTTTTGTGAGAGATTGGATCGTGGCAGGGTCTGtcagtgccagtgccagtgccagtgcccGCGCGCCAATaccaatgccaatgccaatgtCAAAATGCCCGAGCCCCAGCCTCAAGGCGAAGCGCACCTACGCACGCAGGCTGGCTTGCTCACAAACTGTCGGTGGCCCCGAGAGCGAGAGCGTCCCAATCAGCTGGGTAACAGTCCGTGCTGCTGACCGCTCCCTGGTAGTAGAGgagaaaaataaaagaggCAATACGGCACAGAGTACGGAGTACGAGCGTGTATCAAGCCAATGTCAGGTATCAACAGGGCATTGTCAGCATGGAAGCAGGCGTGACAAAGGCCAAGCAAGGAAGCAAGCAAGGGCTTGGAGGGGGGCCAAAAGAAGCAAGGGACCGGATGTGGGATGAATGGATGTGGGACGTTGCACGGAAAAGAGACCAGGAACAAGGTACAAGGAggaaaggatggatggagatggagaccTTGCCAAGGGGTTGATTCTGACTCTGCAGTAAGGCTAGAGGCAGGCCAGGCACTTGAGAAGGGGAGTCGGCCGGGGCATTAACGGGCACCGAGGACGGAGCAGCAATCCAGAGTCGTATCGTACGTATCACACCTCTATCAATATTCATCACTCGCAACAACGACGCCGTTATTAGCCCCCCCCATCCGGCTCGGGCTGTCTGGACCGACTGAGCGTTGCGGCCTCTATTGCTTGGTTGCGGTGTGAAtggtgctggtgttggtgggTGTGAGCTGGCAGCTTTTGAAACGGCCTGTCGCACACTAAAAACCAGTGACCATCAGAAAAACACCCGACTCGACCAAGCACAACTCGGCAACCTGGAACTGCCCGCCCCCGGCAAAAAAGACGATACATGCGCAGTAGCTTGAGAAACTAGCAGAATAACAAATAACACGAGAAGCAGCAAGCTCTGAGGCCCTCCCTCCTGGGTTGTTGCACCGAAAATGTGGGAATTGGGCGTCCACCCAGGGGTTCAGATGGATCTCTGGATGGCACAGAAGCCACGAGCTGCCACTCATCGCAAGAGTCCTGTCAGTCAGTCAGAGAGCCGCCCAGTGTCTCGTGTGCCGCTTGCCTCATGGACCAGGTACCAGGCCCGTGAGTCTAGATCCTGGCTTTCCCGCCTAGGTGGGTGAAGGGTTCAGTCGACCTCCAGAGGTTGCATCCTCAAATAGGAGGCCAACTTTATATTGTATCACACGAGATGCCTGTGGTATCTGATCACTGTTGAGATGCTGTGTAACATGCAGTCCTGTTTCTCACTGCGATCGCCATCTCATCGTACTGTACCGTTGTCTTCATGACCGGCATTGCATGTGTTGATTTCCCACACTCGCGTGTCTCAGAGGAACCTAACGATCTACTCACCCCCCTGCCAACAGCCTGGTGCTAAGCCTAATCAACTGCCTCTCCTGGCATTCCCCTGGCATCGTAGCCCAGCGACTGGTTCCCGCCAAGGGGGTGAAAGAATACCTGGGCAGCCACTAATTCACTTTACTCTCTGAATAACTAGCCCACGATGTTTATAATGTGTTCATAATGTCTATAAATCAAAGTGTTTCTCAACATTAGCATTCAGTCATATCACCTTCTCCCGTCTTCTCCCTTCTCTCGACGTAACCCCAGCCCCGTCGACGACTGCCCCTCTGCTTATTCTTACACCCACATACCAGCATCCCGGGGTCACGGCCCAGTGCCTGAATGAGTGGCAGAAGTGGCGCTGCTAGTGGATTGCTGAACGGGCTTCTGAATGAGCTCTTGGGAAATGGAACATGGTCAGAGCTCTCTTTGACTGCCGTGGTCCCTCCCGCCCAGTGCCTAAAAGGCAATTTGTGAGAACGGAGCCCCCTGCCTCTCGATGGAGTCTATTCTCGAGGGCGGCGCCTATTGTGCTTCCTTTCCTTGGAGGAGGCGCAACAACTCGGGCTTCTCGGTGGCGGCGCTTGATCCTCTTTGACCTCCCATCGCTCCCCGTCTTCGGCATGCCGTCTAGCCGCCCGCAGAAGTGCCACCCTGCGCCGCCTATGCTCAGCTACGTCAGGTTGTCTGTTTATACAGATGCAGCATGGTACATAGTACAGTTCATAGGTATCCGTAAAAGTCGGATGGCTTCAACGCCGCCGATAGGAGGAAGTTGGGGAGGATTCTGTATCAAGCAGACGTCAGCTGTGGGCCGCCGTGAGCTTGCAAGCCCTCTTCTTCGTAGGATCATTTCCCGGTCCCAGACCGCGTACGTGTATAATTACGCCTAAGCAAGGAATCTCGTGCTGAGCCTCTTTCCTCATTGCGCGTCCTGGTTGCTGTCGCGTGTTTATCTCGCATAATTTAGGAAGCTCGACCGTCGTCGTAGTCGTCGTCGTTACTCTACTCGATGCACCCCGGATGGATCCGAATTTGGATCACACAGCCAAGCTTGACAGCCTGCCTGAGTAAGGGTTTCCCTGCCAATGGAGGAACCTACATGAAACGTGGTGCATTGGATTTCGTCTCGTCTATTGCTAGTCATCTCATTCCTTGACCAACCTTGGCCATGTTTCACTGCTGGTCTGTAAGTGGTGGACCGAAATAGATCTCATCTGCATGGagatgaggctgctggccCACAAGTCGACTACCACGACTACCACTCGAGTAACTAGCGGTTACGGATGCTGATAGAGAATGCTGTTTCGTTTGTTTGCTCTTTGCTCTGTCCTCGCACACTGCTGTCGTGGTTGAGCAAACTCAAATGCCTACATCGCCAAAGAGAAAGTCTCAAGTTCCACCTTGATCAAGGTACGCAAAGCATTCCAGCTCCGTCACGTTTCACACTTTCGGCGAATACAATGAACACTGTTGCTGGCTGGGAGAGAGAAGGTTGTTTGAGGTATACTCCCGGTCAAGGGAGCACCCGTTGTAGTATCCGACGTTGACGATCCCCGAACACAACCCAGCCGGTGGCCTAGCACGATCTGACAAAGTCATCAATCTCCTTGTTGAACCTATCAGGTTCCTCGTAAAAGAGCCAGTGGCCGGATTCAAACACGCTCGACTTGGCTAGTCCTGGCCTCGTCTTCTCTACCCGCTTGGCAGTCTCTAGCATCCCCTCGAGCGGGAAGCATCCGGATCGTCGCccagccatcaccaacgtTGGAACTGTGATCGTCTCTATAGCTTCGCGGTGATCATATCGGGTGTGATCTGCTAGTAGTCGCGCGAGCCACGTTTGATCGCACAGAGCACTAATCTCCGTGAAGAAGGCTTCATCGCTCGCTGCTTGCTCGGCCGAAACATCATCCTCCTGCTGCGGTGCATGCCGGTACCCCAAACATCCTTTCACGAGATCAATGTGTGCTGACTTGGATTCCTGGATCCAGCTTTTCTGGGCCGCGAGCATTGTTGCTTCATCGTAGCATCCCGTATGTGCCTTAGACTTGTCCCAGTCGTCAAACGTTGACCGGTCTTGCAATGGTGCCTGGTCGACAAAGACAAAGCCAGCAAACTCGGTGCACCCAAATAGTTCAATGTACGTCCAGAGAACTGCAGCACCGATGGAGCAGCCAACTGGCACGATACGGGTATCCGGTACCGCCTTGCGCAAGTGAGCGACGAGGCCGGCGAGGTCGGCTGCCAGGCGGGCAACGTGGTAACCACCACGAGTTCGGTCTGATCTGCCGTGGCCGCGCATGTCAGGGGCAACGACCCAGAGAGACTCGCTTAGAGGACCAATGTTGCGGTTGAAGTAGTCGCTGGAGCCGCTGAAGCCATGCATCAGCACCACACAATGACGAGATGAGGCATTCCCCGCAGTAGCACTCAACGGCAGGGAGGATTGGTAAGCTATCTTGCAGCCATCATTGGTGGTGAATGTCTCCAGGTGCATCTTCGCTTTGCTGGGGTTGTAGCGCTGCTTGGGTATCGTTGAGCCTCTAGGGTGGATGTGGTTGAAGGTGTGGAAGAGCTGCCAACCCACCTCGAGGTCTAATATTGAGGAGAGCTCTATGTGGAGTTCACAACTGGAGCTTCAAGCTTCAGTGCATTGAGTTAACTACTTCAGGTCCATCACCTGAACGAACTTGGTAAGATTGATTTGTTTCTTTggttaaagaaaaaaacaccaTAAGACTGGTAGCTTGCCTTGTTTCTTCTGTGCCTTTTTGCTCTCTTCACATTAATTGAGAATCACCATGACGATCACCACAAACCTTATCATTTGCATCCAACTCGACAGTCCAAGCTCACAAAATTGCAAACCCAACTCTACGGATGCAAGTTCGTTTTAAACTACCAAATACGCTAAATAACATATCCGATCCATATATGAAACCGAATAAAGCGAACTTGATGCCACATAAAATCAGTTATTGAACAAAGCTCGTGGTGAGTGTCAGCAACTTCAAGTGCGTCCAGTTTCTGGCCAGGCAACGCGATTACGTAATGATCCGCCATACAAAATTCTCTTCGAATCTCAACCCCAACATCTCTCATCAAGCTCTCTCATCCTTCATCAACATGGCTCAGGTTGCACCGGAATACGACGGCCCCAAGCTCGCCGTTGACGCCCATGTGAAATACATCCAAAGCCTGGACACCAGGAAGGATGAGCTGGATTACTGGCTGACCGAGCACTTGCGACTCAACGGTCTCTATTGGGGGTTGAATGCTCTCTACTTGCTTGGCCGCCCCGACGCCCTTCCACGTCAAGAGGTCATTGACTTTGTTCTATCTTGTCAGCATGAAAACGGCGGATTCGGCGCTGCGCCCGGTCATGATGCCCACATGCTCTCCACAGTAAGTGCTGTGCAGATTCTCGCCATGACAGATG includes:
- a CDS encoding AB hydrolase-1 domain-containing protein, with the protein product MHLETFTTNDGCKIAYQSSLPLSATAGNASSRHCVVLMHGFSGSSDYFNRNIGPLSESLWVVAPDMRGHGRSDRTRGGYHVARLAADLAGLVAHLRKAVPDTRIVPVGCSIGAAVLWTYIELFGCTEFAGFVFVDQAPLQDRSTFDDWDKSKAHTGCYDEATMLAAQKSWIQESKSAHIDLVKGCLGYRHAPQQEDDVSAEQAASDEAFFTEISALCDQTWLARLLADHTRYDHREAIETITVPTLVMAGRRSGCFPLEGMLETAKRVEKTRPGLAKSSVFESGHWLFYEEPDRFNKEIDDFVRSC